In Thauera sp. JM12B12, one DNA window encodes the following:
- a CDS encoding AraC family transcriptional regulator, protein MKDLKPKSKIDFYLERMQYRGFTAEQVLEGTGLKADRLDDPHGRPRPPQYRQIILNMLALTGDPHLGISLGQEFKISDLGILGYAALSAPTLKASRELYDRYRDLNEQHIFASRNYIANGRWFSEIQDVHRMTDVLRFGIEEFVSQTIELASSLTNRPFPVLELHLTYPQPADISRYVRRFNCPIYFNQPRNVVVFDINRLQDPISLANEEVFKLCARNCELLAAKNRDKTVLAESIRNYLMNNPGNFPTLDEMARQLKMGARTLRRRLVEEDMSYQQILDQTRQDLAVQYLKHTMLTPKEIGFLLGYSSVSNFRRAFKGWTGRTLSDVRGLET, encoded by the coding sequence ATGAAAGACCTGAAGCCCAAGAGCAAGATCGATTTCTATCTCGAGCGCATGCAATACCGCGGGTTCACTGCCGAGCAGGTGCTTGAAGGCACCGGACTGAAGGCCGATCGCCTGGATGATCCGCACGGTCGCCCGAGGCCGCCCCAGTATCGCCAGATCATCCTCAACATGCTCGCGCTCACCGGTGATCCGCATCTGGGAATCAGCCTCGGGCAGGAGTTCAAGATCAGCGATCTGGGCATCCTCGGCTATGCCGCGCTCAGTGCGCCGACTCTGAAGGCGTCGCGCGAACTTTATGACCGCTATCGTGACTTGAATGAGCAGCATATTTTCGCCTCGAGGAACTACATCGCCAACGGGCGGTGGTTCTCCGAGATTCAGGACGTTCACCGCATGACCGATGTGCTCCGCTTTGGGATCGAGGAATTCGTCAGTCAGACCATCGAGCTTGCCTCGTCGCTGACGAACCGCCCCTTCCCGGTGCTGGAACTCCACCTGACCTATCCGCAGCCGGCCGACATCTCGCGCTACGTTCGGCGCTTCAATTGCCCCATCTACTTCAATCAGCCGCGGAACGTGGTCGTTTTCGACATCAACCGCCTGCAGGATCCGATCAGCCTCGCCAACGAGGAGGTGTTCAAGCTGTGCGCACGCAACTGCGAACTGCTCGCCGCCAAGAATCGGGACAAGACGGTGCTTGCGGAATCGATTCGCAACTACCTCATGAACAATCCAGGCAATTTCCCGACCCTCGACGAGATGGCCCGGCAACTGAAGATGGGGGCACGCACACTGCGCCGCCGCCTCGTCGAGGAAGACATGAGCTACCAGCAGATCCTCGACCAGACCCGCCAGGATCTTGCCGTCCAGTATCTGAAACACACCATGCTCACGCCCAAGGAAATCGGTTTCCTGCTTGGCTACAGCAGCGTCAGCAACTTCAGGCGGGCATTCAAGGGCTGGACAGGCAGGACGCTATCGGACGTGCGCGGGCTGGAAACCTGA
- a CDS encoding SRPBCC family protein, giving the protein MALEIKECFEVAAPIDKVWAFINDPENVVACMPGASLKEIVDANQFIGAVKLKIGAVSAQYQGTITYAERDEAAYAVKMLAAGNERGGGTVSGTILTRLESLPSGVTTRVECESSIDLTGKIVQVGRGMIEGVSAQIIKKYVGNVRNLLEVPGEAATKVPTEAGTGASEAPTTATAPPLRAAKEDSINVAAVVFKVMIDRIAGFFRRLFGRA; this is encoded by the coding sequence ATGGCCCTTGAGATCAAGGAATGTTTCGAGGTGGCCGCGCCGATCGACAAGGTGTGGGCCTTCATCAACGATCCAGAAAACGTGGTGGCTTGCATGCCCGGAGCCAGCCTGAAGGAAATCGTCGACGCGAACCAGTTCATCGGTGCGGTCAAGCTCAAGATCGGTGCCGTGAGCGCCCAGTACCAAGGCACGATCACCTACGCCGAACGCGACGAGGCTGCCTATGCGGTCAAGATGCTCGCCGCCGGCAACGAGCGCGGGGGAGGAACCGTGAGCGGCACGATTCTCACCCGGCTCGAATCGCTGCCGTCAGGCGTTACCACGCGCGTCGAGTGCGAGTCGAGCATCGACCTTACCGGCAAGATCGTTCAGGTCGGTCGCGGCATGATCGAAGGGGTCTCGGCGCAGATCATCAAGAAATACGTGGGCAATGTGCGCAACCTCCTCGAGGTGCCCGGCGAGGCCGCAACCAAGGTGCCGACGGAGGCCGGCACCGGTGCATCGGAAGCGCCGACCACGGCCACCGCTCCCCCGCTGCGAGCCGCGAAGGAGGACTCGATCAACGTGGCGGCGGTCGTCTTCAAGGTCATGATTGATCGCATTGCGGGCTTTTTCCGCCGCCTCTTCGGGCGTGCCTGA
- a CDS encoding TIGR03619 family F420-dependent LLM class oxidoreductase: protein MKFVLQLGFASYRHYMDIAREAERAGWDSLSMPDSLFYPKATESDYPYADTEAIRGYLEQSEFIEPFVAMASMAAVTTRLRFYPGVLKVPVRQPLILAKSLTSLAVMSGGRISLGAGLSPWKEDFVYNGVNFDKRGEIMDECIEILRAAMGGDFFEYHGRHFEFGPLRMRPVPEHPVPILIGGHSKPALRRAARLGDGWASANTDVETLRSLVSQLNGFRAEYGSLDRTDYEIHGIDFSARTLDDFRRLRDLGLTHAGLVPWDMKCGPNDKLAQLDAIRRFGDEVIGRMD from the coding sequence ATGAAATTCGTCCTTCAGCTCGGCTTCGCCAGCTATCGCCACTACATGGATATTGCCCGCGAGGCCGAAAGGGCGGGATGGGATAGCCTTTCCATGCCCGACAGCCTGTTCTACCCCAAGGCGACCGAATCCGACTATCCGTATGCGGACACGGAAGCGATCCGTGGCTACCTGGAGCAGTCGGAGTTCATCGAACCGTTCGTGGCGATGGCATCCATGGCGGCGGTCACCACGCGCCTGCGTTTCTATCCGGGGGTGCTCAAGGTCCCGGTCCGTCAACCCCTCATCCTGGCCAAGTCGCTTACCTCTCTTGCGGTGATGTCGGGCGGACGGATCAGCCTGGGTGCAGGCCTCAGCCCCTGGAAGGAGGATTTCGTCTACAACGGGGTCAACTTCGACAAGCGTGGCGAGATCATGGACGAGTGCATCGAGATCCTGCGTGCTGCCATGGGCGGCGATTTTTTCGAGTATCACGGCAGGCATTTCGAGTTCGGTCCGCTGCGCATGCGCCCTGTACCCGAGCACCCGGTGCCGATCCTGATCGGCGGGCACAGCAAGCCGGCGCTCCGTCGCGCCGCGCGCCTCGGTGACGGCTGGGCCTCGGCGAATACCGACGTTGAAACCCTGAGATCGCTGGTTTCGCAGCTCAATGGCTTCCGTGCCGAGTATGGATCGCTCGATCGGACTGACTACGAGATCCACGGTATCGATTTCAGTGCGAGGACGCTGGACGATTTCCGCCGCCTGCGCGACCTTGGCCTGACACACGCCGGACTGGTCCCGTGGGATATGAAATGCGGTCCCAACGACAAGCTCGCCCAACTCGATGCCATTCGTCGCTTTGGCGACGAGGTCATCGGCCGAATGGACTGA
- a CDS encoding XdhC family protein, with protein MNERQLITNAFDDARGQGEAVALASVVAVRGSTYRRPGARMLITETGRRTGQVSGGCLERDVTRQASKVLTRGMPALRLYDSLDEDLAEGFALGCNGAVLVLIEPANENVLHLMRVQRACLAHRRRGAIATVYACQDGANAQLGARVSMIEGETPQSSGIASDRLAAALGSAVAQALERGYGGDWSEQTGHGNISAFIEVFTPPLQVLIFGAGQDVVPLVSFGNALGWRMQVVAATGGFGVREQFVAADAVHIGSARDAVATLHPNGDSVVLLMSHNFLRDVEAFCALAPVRPRFFGMLGPQHRAQRLIEEAAARGTRIDDAMRDSIFGPVGLDIGAETPAEVALAISAEIQALMQGRHGGHARLRNGPLHTDVLTRGADARALEGQPSLRLCKLEPV; from the coding sequence ATGAACGAGCGCCAGCTGATCACGAACGCCTTTGACGATGCGCGCGGCCAAGGCGAAGCCGTCGCGCTCGCCAGCGTGGTTGCAGTCCGCGGCTCGACCTACCGCCGTCCCGGCGCACGCATGCTGATCACCGAGACCGGTCGGCGGACGGGGCAGGTGAGCGGCGGCTGCCTCGAGCGCGACGTGACCCGACAGGCGAGCAAGGTCCTCACCCGCGGCATGCCCGCCCTGAGGCTTTACGATTCGCTGGACGAGGACCTCGCCGAAGGTTTCGCGCTCGGCTGTAACGGTGCGGTGCTCGTCCTGATCGAGCCCGCCAACGAGAATGTCCTGCACCTGATGCGTGTCCAGCGAGCCTGCCTCGCCCACCGCCGCCGTGGAGCGATCGCCACCGTGTATGCGTGCCAGGACGGAGCGAACGCACAACTCGGCGCGCGCGTGTCGATGATCGAGGGCGAGACGCCCCAAAGTTCCGGGATCGCATCGGATCGGCTCGCCGCTGCGCTCGGCAGCGCCGTTGCGCAGGCCCTCGAGCGAGGTTACGGCGGAGACTGGTCCGAACAGACCGGTCACGGCAACATCTCGGCCTTCATCGAGGTCTTCACGCCGCCGCTTCAGGTCTTGATATTCGGGGCCGGCCAAGACGTGGTGCCGCTGGTTTCCTTCGGCAATGCGCTCGGCTGGCGCATGCAGGTGGTTGCTGCCACCGGCGGGTTCGGTGTGCGCGAGCAATTCGTCGCGGCGGACGCCGTCCATATCGGCTCGGCACGTGACGCGGTGGCCACCCTGCACCCCAATGGCGACAGCGTCGTTCTGTTGATGTCGCACAACTTTTTGCGCGACGTCGAGGCGTTTTGCGCACTGGCGCCGGTTCGGCCGCGCTTTTTCGGGATGCTCGGGCCGCAGCACCGCGCCCAGCGCCTGATCGAGGAAGCGGCGGCACGTGGAACGCGCATCGATGATGCGATGCGGGACAGCATCTTCGGCCCAGTCGGGCTGGACATCGGCGCCGAGACTCCCGCGGAGGTCGCACTGGCCATCAGCGCCGAGATCCAGGCCCTGATGCAGGGTCGTCATGGCGGACATGCCCGCCTGCGCAATGGACCGCTGCACACCGACGTCCTCACCCGAGGGGCGGACGCCCGTGCGCTCGAAGGCCAGCCCAGCCTGCGCCTCTGCAAGCTCGAGCCGGTCTGA